The Pedobacter mucosus genome window below encodes:
- a CDS encoding transketolase encodes MKHTIKELEDIASQIRRDIVRMVHGCQSGHPGGSLGCTDFFTALYFEVLNHNKEFNMDGAGEDLFFLSNGHISPVWYSTLAHAGYFDKSELATFRKLESRLQGHPTTHEGLPGIRIASGSLGQGMSVAIGAALTKRINGDKSYVFTLHGDGELQEGQNWEAAMFAPFHKVDHLICTVDYNGQQIDGPTDKVLSLDSLQAKFEAFGWHVINTDGNDMKAIVEGLHYAKTLTGKGKPILNLMSTQMGAGVDYMMGSHKWHGTAPNDEQLATALAQLPETLGDY; translated from the coding sequence ATGAAACATACAATTAAAGAATTAGAAGATATTGCTTCGCAGATAAGACGAGATATAGTAAGAATGGTTCACGGATGTCAATCTGGCCACCCTGGTGGTTCATTAGGCTGTACTGATTTCTTCACAGCTTTATATTTCGAAGTGCTAAATCACAATAAGGAATTTAATATGGATGGTGCTGGCGAGGATTTATTCTTCCTTTCCAACGGACATATTTCACCAGTTTGGTACAGCACACTAGCCCACGCTGGCTACTTTGATAAAAGCGAATTAGCAACTTTTCGCAAGTTAGAATCAAGGTTACAAGGTCACCCAACTACGCACGAAGGTTTACCAGGTATAAGAATAGCATCAGGATCTTTAGGTCAGGGAATGTCTGTTGCTATCGGCGCAGCACTTACTAAAAGAATCAATGGTGATAAATCTTACGTCTTTACTTTACATGGTGATGGTGAGCTGCAAGAAGGTCAGAACTGGGAAGCAGCAATGTTTGCACCTTTCCACAAAGTGGATCATTTAATTTGTACAGTAGATTACAACGGGCAGCAAATTGATGGTCCGACTGATAAAGTACTTTCCCTAGATAGTTTACAAGCCAAATTTGAAGCCTTCGGATGGCATGTAATTAACACCGATGGTAATGATATGAAAGCTATTGTTGAAGGTTTGCACTATGCTAAAACTTTAACAGGAAAAGGTAAGCCGATTTTAAATTTAATGAGTACTCAAATGGGTGCTGGTGTAGATTATATGATGGGATCTCACAAATGGCATGGTACAGCGCCTAATGATGAGCAACTAGCAACAGCCTTAGCGCAATTACCAGAAACTTTAGGGGATTATTAA
- a CDS encoding T9SS type A sorting domain-containing protein: MKLYTKITLLTKLACTLCIVLLCGINSWAQQADSIHISLKNRTKKVSRIPEIKANIQSYKPMFGSIGNTGMFSTYSNTSKSTATTIVKDRLLTIVKIYPNPVEDQLNIILSIGKDGTQTTIKILDLLGNEVVTLSNERLNAGEQTKSFTIPGKLNAGIYFLRVVAGAESQVKRISVL; the protein is encoded by the coding sequence ATGAAACTCTACACTAAGATAACGTTACTCACTAAACTTGCATGCACATTGTGTATTGTTTTGCTTTGCGGTATAAATTCTTGGGCTCAACAGGCTGATAGTATTCATATCAGTTTAAAAAACAGAACAAAGAAAGTTAGTAGAATTCCCGAAATCAAAGCAAATATTCAATCTTATAAACCAATGTTTGGTTCGATAGGTAATACCGGAATGTTTAGCACCTATTCAAACACTTCAAAATCTACGGCAACAACTATAGTAAAAGATAGACTTTTAACGATTGTTAAAATTTATCCTAATCCGGTTGAAGATCAACTCAATATTATTTTATCGATAGGAAAAGACGGCACTCAAACAACGATTAAAATTCTAGATTTACTTGGAAATGAAGTTGTTACCCTTTCTAATGAAAGATTAAACGCTGGTGAGCAAACTAAGAGCTTTACCATTCCGGGCAAATTGAACGCTGGAATTTACTTTCTTCGCGTGGTAGCCGGTGCTGAAAGTCAAGTAAAACGAATCTCTGTTTTATAA
- a CDS encoding M23 family metallopeptidase produces the protein MIKNSIPLAFKLILICFLCVTHTIQAQQIFSSNKYPITDFRQPLDITPPALAGSFGEIRGNHFHSGIDYRTNQREGYPVYAVADGYISRLRVQNSGFGQALYINHPNGFTTVYGHLQRFAPKIATIIKNLEYEKKTFELDEFPDETLIPVRKGEVIAWSGNRGSSGGPHLHFEIRDTKTEETINPQLFGINIPDNIPPVIQGLYVYRLNGKVFNDNIQKQAIAITGANGTYKASTPINLTGEVGFGIVTTDRHNGLSGINGVYSIQLEVDGKKIYTSALERFAFENSKAINAHIDYPTYLDTKRSIQKSFVDPGNPLKIYSGLVNSGRVNFNDGVAHQVRYIITDSKGNSSFLTFTVNAGSAPITPIIVPAGTIFSYNKVNEFNTEDIKISFPMGTLYNDLNFTYKKLLKPAGNSWSALHQIHNRYTPLHVGFDLSIKADNLPENLRSKALIVNSNGSSQGGSFDNGFVKATPKNFGSFYISTDTIAPRIIPINIAEGKNMASLSKMIFKISDNLSGIKSFNGYVDGKWILMEFDTKTATLWHSFDERTSKGKHSLELVVVDMKDNSRKYSITFYK, from the coding sequence ATGATAAAAAATTCAATTCCGTTAGCATTTAAGCTTATTCTTATTTGTTTTTTATGCGTAACTCATACTATCCAAGCTCAACAAATTTTTAGTTCTAACAAATATCCAATTACAGATTTCAGGCAACCATTAGATATTACGCCTCCTGCCCTTGCCGGCTCTTTTGGAGAAATTCGTGGTAATCATTTTCATTCTGGGATAGATTATAGGACCAACCAACGCGAAGGCTATCCGGTTTATGCAGTTGCTGATGGATATATTTCTCGGTTAAGGGTTCAAAATAGTGGTTTCGGACAAGCACTCTACATCAATCATCCAAACGGTTTTACCACTGTTTATGGACATTTACAACGTTTTGCCCCTAAAATCGCTACAATTATTAAAAATTTGGAATATGAAAAGAAAACTTTCGAACTTGATGAATTTCCAGATGAAACGTTAATCCCTGTACGCAAAGGCGAAGTTATTGCCTGGTCAGGGAATCGTGGTAGCTCCGGCGGACCTCATCTCCATTTTGAAATAAGAGATACTAAAACGGAAGAAACTATTAATCCGCAGTTATTTGGAATTAATATCCCTGATAATATTCCACCTGTAATTCAAGGATTGTATGTTTACCGTTTAAATGGAAAGGTTTTTAATGACAACATACAAAAGCAAGCGATAGCAATTACTGGTGCAAACGGCACTTATAAAGCCTCAACACCAATTAATTTAACTGGCGAAGTTGGCTTTGGTATCGTAACAACCGATCGGCATAATGGTTTATCTGGTATCAATGGCGTTTACTCAATACAGCTCGAGGTAGATGGAAAAAAAATATACACATCAGCTTTAGAACGTTTTGCCTTCGAAAATAGCAAAGCCATTAATGCTCATATTGATTACCCTACCTATTTAGATACTAAAAGAAGTATACAAAAAAGCTTCGTAGATCCAGGAAATCCCTTGAAAATTTATAGCGGATTAGTTAATAGCGGTCGTGTCAATTTTAACGACGGCGTCGCCCATCAAGTCCGTTATATCATTACGGATTCTAAAGGAAACTCATCTTTTTTAACATTTACTGTAAATGCTGGTTCAGCACCAATAACACCTATAATTGTTCCTGCAGGCACTATTTTTTCCTACAATAAGGTTAATGAGTTTAATACTGAAGACATTAAAATAAGTTTCCCAATGGGTACTTTATATAATGATTTAAATTTTACTTATAAAAAATTACTTAAGCCTGCCGGCAATTCTTGGTCGGCTTTACATCAAATTCATAACCGATATACACCATTACATGTGGGATTTGATTTATCGATTAAAGCTGATAATCTGCCAGAAAATTTAAGAAGTAAAGCCTTGATTGTCAATTCAAACGGATCATCGCAAGGCGGAAGCTTTGACAACGGTTTTGTAAAAGCCACGCCTAAAAATTTTGGAAGTTTCTACATTTCCACTGATACTATTGCCCCGAGAATTATTCCTATAAATATTGCAGAAGGAAAGAATATGGCAAGTTTATCAAAAATGATTTTCAAGATAAGCGACAATCTTTCTGGAATAAAAAGTTTTAATGGTTATGTAGATGGAAAGTGGATTTTGATGGAATTTGATACTAAAACAGCAACATTGTGGCATAGTTTCGATGAAAGAACTTCCAAAGGGAAACATAGCTTAGAATTAGTGGTAGTTGACATGAAAGATAATTCTAGAAAATATTCAATTACTTTTTATAAGTAA
- a CDS encoding transketolase family protein, giving the protein MKKYTYSEKKDTRSGFGAGLHEAGKKNDNVVALCADLVGSLKMDAFIKDFPERFTQVGIAEANMIGIAAGMTIGGKIPFTGTFANFSTGRVYDQIRQSVAYSNKNVKICASHAGLTLGEDGATHQILEDIGLMKMLPGMVVINPCDYNQTKAATLAIAEYEGPVYLRFGRPVIPVFTDPDQKFEIGKAWMVNEGTDVTIIATGHMVWKAIEAGEKLAELGIDAEIINIHTIKPLDDEAILASVRKTGCVVTCEEHNKFGGLGESVARLLTTTLPTPQEFVAVNDSFGESGTPDQLMTKYGLDAINIVEAVQKVIERKKA; this is encoded by the coding sequence ATGAAAAAATATACATATTCAGAAAAAAAAGATACGCGTTCAGGTTTTGGAGCTGGTTTACATGAGGCCGGAAAGAAAAACGATAACGTGGTCGCTTTATGCGCTGATTTAGTTGGATCGCTAAAAATGGATGCTTTTATAAAAGATTTTCCTGAGCGTTTTACTCAAGTAGGTATTGCTGAAGCAAATATGATTGGTATTGCAGCAGGTATGACAATTGGCGGAAAAATTCCTTTTACAGGTACATTTGCTAATTTTTCAACTGGTCGTGTTTACGATCAAATACGTCAATCCGTGGCATACTCTAATAAAAATGTTAAAATTTGTGCATCGCATGCTGGCCTTACTTTGGGTGAAGATGGTGCAACACACCAAATTTTGGAAGATATAGGTTTGATGAAAATGTTACCTGGCATGGTTGTTATCAATCCTTGTGATTATAATCAAACTAAAGCCGCAACATTGGCAATTGCAGAATATGAAGGCCCGGTTTATTTAAGATTTGGTCGCCCGGTTATTCCAGTATTTACAGATCCCGATCAAAAATTCGAAATTGGTAAAGCATGGATGGTTAATGAAGGAACTGATGTAACCATAATTGCTACAGGCCATATGGTTTGGAAAGCTATTGAAGCTGGTGAAAAACTTGCTGAACTGGGAATTGATGCAGAAATTATTAATATTCATACCATTAAACCATTGGATGATGAAGCCATTTTAGCTTCAGTTAGAAAAACAGGTTGTGTGGTAACATGCGAAGAGCATAATAAATTTGGTGGTTTAGGAGAAAGTGTTGCTCGTTTGTTAACAACAACTTTACCAACCCCACAAGAGTTTGTAGCGGTAAATGATTCATTTGGTGAAAGCGGAACTCCAGATCAATTAATGACTAAATACGGTTTGGATGCTATAAATATAGTTGAAGCTGTTCAAAAAGTTATTGAAAGAAAGAAAGCTTAA
- the bcp gene encoding thioredoxin-dependent thiol peroxidase has translation MAELKEGDQAPAITSKDQTGKEISLSDFTGKTVVLYFYPKDDTPGCTAEACDFRDNYQGLESKGIVVLGVSVDDEKSHQKFIAKHNLPFALLADTDQKIVNDYGVWAEKNMYGKKYMGTVRTTFIIDESGKIAHILKKVDTKNATQQVIDLLNN, from the coding sequence ATGGCAGAGTTAAAAGAAGGTGATCAGGCGCCTGCAATTACATCGAAAGACCAAACCGGAAAAGAAATATCACTAAGTGACTTCACGGGTAAAACGGTTGTTTTGTATTTTTATCCAAAAGATGATACACCTGGCTGCACCGCTGAAGCATGTGATTTTAGAGATAACTACCAAGGTTTAGAATCAAAAGGAATTGTTGTTTTAGGGGTAAGTGTTGATGATGAAAAATCACATCAAAAATTTATAGCTAAACATAATTTGCCTTTTGCTTTACTTGCAGATACCGATCAGAAAATTGTAAATGATTATGGCGTTTGGGCTGAAAAAAATATGTACGGTAAAAAATATATGGGCACCGTTAGAACAACATTTATTATCGACGAATCTGGAAAAATCGCCCATATATTAAAAAAGGTTGACACCAAAAATGCAACTCAACAAGTAATCGATTTATTAAATAACTAA
- a CDS encoding KUP/HAK/KT family potassium transporter → MSNHKNFNALTAGGVLISLGIVFGDIGTSPLYTLNAIFTTILGGKQDINPTNVLGVLSCIIWTLTLQTTIKYVIITLRADNKGEGGIFSLFSLVRKKAKWLVVPAVVGGCALLADGIITPSITVTSAIEGLTSKFDVPVIPIVLTILTVLFIIQQFGTNLVGKLFGPVMFVWFAVLGIVGMSFIVKDLSILKAFNPYYAVHLLVTNKLAFVILGGVFLCTTGAEALYSDLGHCGRNNIRISWIFVKLTLILNYLGQGVWIIQNSSSYVPGAKMNPFFQIVPDQFQVPMVLLATMAAVIASQALISGSFTLISEAVRLNLWPKIRIVYPSVSKGQLYVPSINWMLWIGCCGIVLLFQKAERMDAAYGLSITIAMLMTTILVSFYLRSRRFPKYLIGIFFFTYIIIESTFLISNLTKFLHGGWVTVMIGSLLFTIMWSWFVARKIKNRFVKYVEIEDYYQILSELSSDISVPKYSSQLVYLTSANFKTEIESKIIYSIIQKEPKRADVYWLVHVDVMDEPYTLDYKVEFLIPGKLIRIDFRLGFRVEQRVNLLYRKVVEELVKNGEIDITSQYTSLNKHKIAGDFRFVLLEKHLSKFTKLSFYERQIMDYYFILKKLSLSEERSFGLDSSYVDVEKVPLIFVTPDDIELHRLPV, encoded by the coding sequence GTGTCAAACCATAAAAATTTTAATGCATTAACCGCTGGCGGTGTTCTAATTAGTTTAGGTATTGTATTTGGTGATATTGGAACATCACCTCTATATACTTTAAATGCAATTTTTACGACTATTTTAGGTGGTAAGCAGGATATTAACCCAACCAATGTTTTAGGTGTTCTTTCTTGTATCATTTGGACACTAACACTTCAAACGACTATCAAGTACGTTATAATTACACTTAGGGCTGATAATAAGGGTGAAGGGGGCATTTTTTCTTTATTTTCTTTAGTTAGAAAAAAGGCGAAATGGTTAGTTGTACCAGCTGTAGTTGGAGGCTGTGCTTTACTTGCTGATGGAATTATTACGCCAAGTATTACTGTTACCTCAGCAATTGAAGGCTTAACCAGTAAATTTGATGTGCCCGTTATTCCTATTGTACTTACCATTTTAACGGTTTTATTTATTATACAGCAATTCGGAACAAATTTAGTTGGAAAGCTTTTCGGACCGGTAATGTTTGTATGGTTTGCTGTTTTAGGGATTGTCGGCATGTCTTTTATAGTAAAAGATCTTAGCATTTTAAAAGCTTTTAATCCATACTATGCTGTTCATCTACTGGTAACAAATAAACTAGCATTTGTAATACTTGGAGGAGTATTTTTGTGTACAACGGGAGCTGAAGCACTTTATTCTGATCTTGGCCATTGCGGCAGAAATAATATTCGCATCAGCTGGATATTTGTAAAACTTACCTTAATCCTCAATTATTTAGGTCAGGGCGTATGGATTATTCAAAATAGCTCAAGTTATGTTCCTGGTGCAAAAATGAATCCTTTCTTTCAAATTGTTCCAGATCAGTTTCAAGTGCCAATGGTTTTATTGGCAACAATGGCGGCTGTAATTGCAAGTCAGGCATTGATTAGTGGATCGTTTACTTTAATTTCAGAAGCAGTTCGTTTAAACCTCTGGCCAAAAATTCGGATTGTTTATCCTTCGGTTTCCAAAGGACAATTGTACGTTCCTTCTATTAATTGGATGCTCTGGATTGGCTGTTGTGGAATTGTATTGCTGTTTCAAAAAGCCGAAAGAATGGATGCCGCATATGGTTTATCCATTACAATAGCCATGTTAATGACCACCATTTTGGTGAGTTTTTATTTAAGAAGCAGGCGTTTTCCTAAATACTTAATCGGCATATTTTTCTTCACGTACATTATTATAGAGAGTACTTTCCTGATCAGTAATTTAACCAAATTTTTGCATGGAGGTTGGGTTACAGTAATGATTGGTTCGCTACTTTTTACCATTATGTGGAGTTGGTTTGTGGCTAGAAAAATCAAGAATCGCTTTGTTAAATATGTTGAAATAGAAGACTATTACCAAATTCTTAGCGAATTAAGTAGTGATATAAGTGTTCCAAAATATTCATCTCAACTGGTTTATCTAACCAGTGCAAATTTTAAAACGGAGATCGAATCAAAAATTATTTATTCCATTATACAAAAGGAACCTAAACGTGCCGATGTATACTGGCTGGTTCACGTTGATGTAATGGATGAACCATATACGCTTGATTATAAAGTTGAATTTTTAATCCCTGGAAAACTAATTCGCATCGATTTCAGATTAGGATTTAGGGTTGAGCAACGTGTCAATCTGCTTTATCGTAAAGTAGTTGAAGAATTGGTTAAAAACGGAGAAATTGATATTACAAGTCAATATACTTCTTTAAACAAACATAAGATTGCTGGCGATTTCAGGTTTGTATTGTTAGAGAAACACTTATCTAAGTTTACAAAATTGAGTTTTTACGAACGTCAGATTATGGATTACTATTTTATCTTAAAGAAGTTAAGTTTATCGGAAGAACGAAGTTTTGGCTTGGATAGCAGTTACGTTGATGTAGAGAAAGTTCCATTAATTTTTGTTACGCCTGATGATATTGAATTGCATAGATTACCAGTATAA
- a CDS encoding fumarylacetoacetate hydrolase family protein produces MKIIAIGRNYAEHAKELNNPIPTTPVIFMKPETAVLKDNKPFYLPDFSDDVHFELEVVLRICKEGKHIAEKFASNYYNAIGLGIDFTARDIQSKHKEKGLPWELAKSFDNSAPVSTFYPVSDFEDLYNLNFELKVNDETRQKGNTKDLLFSFEKIISFVSQYITIKKGDFIFTGTPAGVGKINKGDKLEAWLESKQLLNFDAK; encoded by the coding sequence ATGAAAATAATAGCCATTGGCCGTAATTATGCGGAGCATGCAAAAGAATTAAATAATCCTATACCAACTACGCCTGTAATTTTTATGAAGCCAGAAACAGCGGTATTGAAGGATAATAAACCTTTTTACCTTCCAGATTTTTCTGATGATGTTCATTTCGAACTAGAAGTTGTATTAAGGATTTGTAAAGAAGGTAAGCATATAGCAGAAAAATTTGCTTCAAATTATTATAATGCAATTGGGTTGGGAATAGATTTTACAGCTCGAGATATTCAAAGCAAACATAAAGAAAAAGGTTTGCCATGGGAACTTGCAAAAAGTTTTGATAACTCTGCCCCTGTTAGTACGTTTTATCCTGTTAGCGATTTTGAAGACCTTTATAATTTGAACTTTGAATTAAAAGTAAATGATGAAACCCGGCAGAAAGGGAATACTAAAGATTTACTCTTCTCGTTTGAGAAAATAATTAGTTTTGTTTCTCAATATATAACAATTAAGAAAGGCGATTTTATTTTTACAGGAACTCCCGCAGGTGTTGGAAAAATTAATAAAGGCGATAAGTTAGAAGCATGGCTAGAAAGTAAACAACTTTTAAATTTCGATGCAAAATAA
- a CDS encoding amino acid permease, producing MFEKLFRKKSISKILQDAANGYGDHENTLHKTLGVRDLTAFGIAAIIGAGIFSTIGKASADGGPAVIFLFIFTALACSFAAFAYAEFSSMVPVSGSAYTYSYVAFGELVAWIIGWSLIMEYAIGNITVAISWSDYFTGLLSSIKIPALGINGINIPDWATMDYLSAFNGHKNADALLAAGKNLADLDYGTSLANNAWLTAPKIGSFHLVADLPALGIIILITWLVYRGMKESRNASNAMVIVKLAVILLVLAVGVFYVDTKNWDPFAPNGVSGVLKGVSAVFFAYIGFDAISTTAEECKDPQRDLPRGMMWAIIICTILYVAIALVLTGIVRSDTLAVGDPLAFVFDQIDLKLMSGIIAVSAVFAMASVLLVFQMGQPRIWMSMSRDGLLPKSFSKIHPKYKTPSFATIVVGFVVAVPSLFMNLTIVTDLCSIGTLFAFVLVCAGVLVLQNRPDVQRGKFKIPYANSKYIIPVVFIAAVVFAFVKFNSETKSFILNTPKIIQTVTFVTSLNGDELKIVKEEIIKNAAPSIVLTDKVDAESYLSALPTDRYEQFITASKIPIEKRYESGWSLFKHKIPMWIFLIICVFITYYCITKNLSLIPVLGLTSCLYMMCELGISNWIGFGIWLIIGLIVYFAYGFRHSKLAQVGE from the coding sequence ATGTTCGAAAAGCTATTTAGAAAAAAATCTATTTCCAAAATATTACAGGATGCTGCAAATGGCTATGGCGATCATGAAAATACACTTCATAAAACATTAGGTGTCCGCGACTTAACAGCTTTTGGCATTGCGGCAATTATTGGCGCTGGGATTTTTAGCACCATTGGAAAAGCAAGTGCAGATGGAGGTCCGGCAGTAATATTTTTATTCATTTTTACTGCACTTGCCTGTAGTTTTGCCGCATTTGCCTATGCAGAATTTTCTTCAATGGTTCCTGTTTCTGGAAGTGCCTACACCTATTCATATGTTGCCTTTGGAGAATTGGTCGCCTGGATAATTGGTTGGTCGCTAATTATGGAATATGCCATAGGGAATATTACCGTTGCCATTTCTTGGTCTGATTATTTTACTGGTCTGCTCTCTTCCATAAAAATTCCGGCATTAGGTATCAATGGAATTAATATTCCTGACTGGGCAACTATGGATTATTTAAGTGCCTTTAACGGACATAAAAATGCTGATGCTTTATTGGCTGCAGGAAAAAATTTAGCTGACCTAGATTATGGAACTTCATTAGCTAATAATGCATGGTTAACGGCTCCAAAAATTGGAAGTTTTCACCTTGTTGCAGATTTACCAGCTTTAGGGATTATCATTTTAATCACCTGGTTGGTTTACCGTGGAATGAAGGAAAGTAGAAACGCAAGTAATGCAATGGTTATTGTAAAACTAGCGGTTATATTATTAGTTTTAGCAGTTGGCGTTTTTTATGTTGATACTAAAAATTGGGATCCATTTGCTCCAAACGGAGTTTCTGGAGTTTTAAAAGGTGTATCAGCAGTATTTTTTGCGTATATCGGTTTTGATGCCATTTCTACAACTGCCGAAGAATGTAAAGATCCTCAACGTGATTTGCCTCGTGGAATGATGTGGGCAATAATTATCTGTACCATTTTATATGTGGCTATTGCATTGGTTTTAACTGGAATTGTTCGATCTGATACTTTGGCTGTTGGTGACCCTTTGGCATTTGTTTTTGATCAGATCGATTTGAAATTAATGAGTGGAATTATTGCTGTAAGTGCGGTTTTTGCTATGGCAAGTGTGCTTTTGGTTTTTCAAATGGGCCAACCAAGAATTTGGATGAGCATGAGTCGTGATGGTTTATTACCCAAATCTTTTTCAAAAATCCATCCGAAGTACAAAACACCATCTTTCGCCACCATTGTAGTGGGTTTTGTGGTTGCCGTACCCTCTTTATTTATGAATTTAACTATTGTAACGGATCTCTGTTCTATCGGAACTTTATTTGCATTCGTATTGGTTTGCGCTGGCGTATTAGTGCTTCAAAATAGACCTGATGTGCAACGAGGAAAGTTTAAAATACCGTATGCAAATAGTAAATATATTATTCCAGTTGTATTTATTGCAGCAGTCGTTTTTGCTTTTGTAAAATTTAATAGCGAAACAAAATCTTTCATATTAAATACGCCAAAAATTATACAAACTGTAACTTTTGTAACTTCTTTAAATGGCGATGAGCTTAAAATTGTAAAAGAAGAAATAATTAAAAATGCAGCCCCATCTATCGTTTTGACAGATAAAGTAGATGCCGAATCCTATTTAAGTGCATTACCTACCGACCGTTATGAACAGTTTATTACCGCATCTAAAATTCCTATAGAAAAGCGATATGAAAGTGGTTGGAGTTTGTTTAAACACAAAATTCCAATGTGGATATTTCTAATTATCTGCGTTTTTATAACTTATTACTGTATAACTAAAAACCTTTCATTGATTCCTGTTCTTGGATTGACCAGCTGTTTATATATGATGTGTGAGCTCGGAATTTCCAACTGGATAGGTTTTGGCATCTGGCTTATAATTGGCTTAATTGTTTACTTTGCTTATGGATTTAGGCATAGCAAATTGGCACAAGTTGGAGAGTAA
- a CDS encoding RNA polymerase sigma factor: MKQVEDSEILAMFAIEKTRNEAFNLLLKKYQQKIYWHIRRLVLNHDDCDDLIQEVFVKVWKNLDKFRSDSQLYTWIYRIATNESITFLNKQKQRNNTPLDEVSSELADNLVASSYFNGDKLEIKLQKAILTLPEKQRIIFNMKYFDDMKYEEISQVLGTSVGALKASFHIATKKIEAIITNDEIDF; this comes from the coding sequence ATGAAGCAAGTTGAAGATTCAGAAATTTTGGCCATGTTCGCTATCGAGAAAACTCGAAATGAAGCCTTTAATCTGCTTTTAAAAAAATATCAACAAAAAATATATTGGCATATCAGAAGGTTGGTTCTCAACCATGATGATTGCGATGACCTTATTCAAGAAGTATTTGTTAAAGTTTGGAAGAATTTAGACAAATTTAGAAGTGATTCTCAACTTTACACTTGGATTTATCGCATTGCGACAAACGAATCTATTACATTTTTAAACAAGCAAAAACAGCGGAACAACACACCTTTGGATGAAGTTTCATCAGAACTTGCTGATAATTTGGTTGCATCATCGTATTTCAATGGTGATAAATTAGAAATTAAATTACAAAAAGCGATACTTACGTTGCCTGAAAAACAACGTATAATTTTCAATATGAAGTATTTCGACGATATGAAATATGAGGAGATATCGCAAGTTTTAGGTACATCAGTTGGCGCTTTAAAAGCATCATTCCACATTGCTACAAAAAAAATCGAAGCTATTATCACAAATGATGAAATAGACTTTTAA